The Rosa rugosa chromosome 3, drRosRugo1.1, whole genome shotgun sequence sequence TCTCTGAATCAGAAACCCATTCAAGGAGAAGCTGCAACTATGGATAGAGAACAAGATGAGTTGCAGTTCCTTGGTCTCTTTGGCATCTACAAAGAATCCTATAAGATTGTATACAAATGGAGAAAAATCTTCAGCCAAATCAGCTTGACCTTGATCCTCCCTTTGAGCTTCATCTTCCTGGCTCACATAGAAGTCTCCGACATCCTCTTCTTCAGGATCATCCACAACGAAAACGCCTTGGACGAAACGAGACCGGACACCGCTAGCTACAAGAAAATAGATGACGTCATCACCAAAGAATGGGTAACCTTCTGGCTCTTCAAGGCTGTTTACTTCACTTCCATGCTCATCTTCGGCCTCCTCTCCACCTCCGCCGTGGTATACACCATCGCATGCGTATACACCGCCAGGGAAATCACCTTCCGAAAGATCATGAGCGTCGTCCCAAGGGTCTGGAAGCGCGTGATGATCACCTTCTTGTGCACCTTCCTGGCTTTCTTCCTCTACAACTTAGTGGCAATAGTAGTCCTAATTGTTTGGGCAGTTCTCTTCCACAGCACACGCGGAGACAGCCCCGCCTTAGTCATAATTGGTTTGTTTTTATTGATCTTGTACGCTGTTGGGTTCGTGTACATGACCATAATCTGGCAACTGGCTAGCGTCGTCTCGGTGTTGGAAGAAACGAAAGGGATCAAAGCCATGATCAAGAGCAAGAAGCTACTCAGAGGGAACATGTGGGTGGCCTCAATCATCTTCTTGATGATCAATGTTTCAGCCTTCGTTATTCAGTATTCATTTCAAGTATTGGTTGTACGTGGATGGATGTTATTTGGGACGATGGGCAGGATAGGCTTCGGTGTTCTCTTATTGTTGTTGCTGCTTAAGTTGATTCTGTTTCTGCTGGTCATCCAAACGGTGCTTTACTTCGTCTGCAAATCTTACCACCATGAAAACATCGACAAGTCGGCCCTGTCGGATCACCTCGAGGTTATTTATCTGGGAGACTATGTTCCTCTGAAGTCTAAGGATGTTCAGCTCGAGCAGGTTTAAGTAATTTGTACTATTTTTTAGTCTTTGACCAAAAATTGCTGTAATACGTACCTACCTATCTTGATCTTGATCATGATCAATGGGTATTACTTTTCTTATGGACATTATAGTTAAGTATAGCCATAATTAATCATAAACTGGTTTTTCAATTTCTACTTGATGTTGAAGCTCGATCTGACTTTTCCATTTGTGCTTGATCACcagagaaacaatatattgaattttggaaatattttattttgattttggttaAAATGTTAAAAGTAAATTCATTTGGGGAAACCGTAGCAGttgtcaacgggccgggccgatCAGTCGTGGGTTTGgacgggtcgggccgggcctttgTCAAACCCAATTCAGTCCCAGTCCtagaacttttttctttttttaaacaaaAAGCCTGATAGGCCCGACATTCTTCATTAATAATTGTTTTTAATTTGGTGTCTTCttcagatgttttttttttcttaattcgATCTACCTCTGAAGCGGCTGCATATGAATACAACCTAACCGCCATCAAACTGCCTTGGTTATAATCTCTTTTTCTTCCATCTCTTTCACTAGAGAATCCATCTTTACATGATTACCCGTCTAAAAACAGAGCGAGCTTCAATAACATCCATCAAATCTAATCGAATCTAGAGTCAAATCGAGCAGCAACGTCTCTAGAAGCAGCAAGTCTCCTAAAGTCTTCAATTCCTCGATTTACATTGGCCGATGTAAAAAAATCTATATGTTGCCCTTTGTTTGTTTTAGGTTGATTTGCAGTTGAAGTAGAATTTAGCAATAGGGCAACCAATAAAGAACTATGAATTGGGGTTAATGTGGAAGGCTGACGGTTTGTTTTCATAAAAGCccatcttttattttattttttattttcttggttACACAACCCATCTTTGATAACAGAGGatgaatttctttattttgtttgtcATTTGGTACATGAATGATGTCGAGGCATTTAAATTGCACACATATGGTGCTTGTGGGCTGCTACTGTTAATTAGTAGATGTAATTTTGTAACATTTACAAACTAACCTGATAATGAAAACATAGGGGAAAAAATCTCTACCCCGAACCGCCTCATTTTATCTCTTGTTTATGTAATTTTGTCTAACTTTCAAATGTAAAATTTCTAGTTCGAATAATTACAACCCATTTGtataaaatttagaaaattaaaaagacaattgaatttcaaatgaTGGATGGGGCCTTGCATCTTTTCAATTGCACATCATTTAGTTATATCAGATACGATATGTGGGATATTTTGTTGCTATATTTTATCACCATAATGAAATAGTATATACCTAATTTCAATACTCCTTTTATGAGGCATCACGTTAAGATAGTGTTTCATGAATGTGTATGTAGTATAGTGAAAACTACTTGGAATTTGTGGTTTAGAATCCAGCTTAATTACTAACTCACTCCTCTAGACTTCGTAATAGAGGATGAATAGCCTAAATATGGTGCAATCGCGAAGGGGTGAATTTGTGAATTAGTATTAGGAATTTTCATGGAAGGCCGGATGAGCGTGTTGACTGAGCACGATTAGGATGACCAATTGATTTCACAACATCGCAAGAAGAGACTTGGAAAACGACTTTGACAACAGCCAGTTTCCTCGCCTTGGCGTGAACGACAATGTTATATGTAGACCTTTGAAAAGTACCCTTACAGTGGCCTTGAACTCCAagtatgccttttttttttcttttttttttttgagaatgaaagaaCCATTTTATTCCAGAATAACACGATTACATAAAACAggaatgaccggtggtggacataagttccccactctcctccctaagaACAACCTTAGTTACAGGTCTGTAATCCACgatgacatccatgagccaaacGGGCCCAACCTCTAACCAAACTAATCGCCCCTCAACTCGGGCTACAGCATAAGACAACTTCCGAGAGTCACGATAAATCCCTGCAGCCAACATTACAAACAGCCACTTCCCCTTCATCAACACCGTGTCCCAATCCAACTAGACCACGTGCAAGAGCAAGTCACTACCACATTGACAACAAGAAGACACCGAGAATAAAACATGTAGTCCCCGGAAATAACGTCATATCAACGGCACTTCATCCATACTAACCCAAGAGACAAAGTACATCCTCACAGCCAACCTCAAGAGGAAAGATACTCCCTTCAACACCATGACCCAAAACCACCAGACCATGTGCAGGAGCTTCTCCCCATTACTTTGACCACAAAAAGGTAAATTGAATTCCTGGGAATAACACGACA is a genomic window containing:
- the LOC133737575 gene encoding uncharacterized protein LOC133737575, whose amino-acid sequence is MDREQDELQFLGLFGIYKESYKIVYKWRKIFSQISLTLILPLSFIFLAHIEVSDILFFRIIHNENALDETRPDTASYKKIDDVITKEWVTFWLFKAVYFTSMLIFGLLSTSAVVYTIACVYTAREITFRKIMSVVPRVWKRVMITFLCTFLAFFLYNLVAIVVLIVWAVLFHSTRGDSPALVIIGLFLLILYAVGFVYMTIIWQLASVVSVLEETKGIKAMIKSKKLLRGNMWVASIIFLMINVSAFVIQYSFQVLVVRGWMLFGTMGRIGFGVLLLLLLLKLILFLLVIQTVLYFVCKSYHHENIDKSALSDHLEVIYLGDYVPLKSKDVQLEQV